A window of the Lagenorhynchus albirostris chromosome 1, mLagAlb1.1, whole genome shotgun sequence genome harbors these coding sequences:
- the LOC132513999 gene encoding shieldin complex subunit 1-like, whose amino-acid sequence MATQEATPGSQSEESNALDLPSAYDVRDYVLQRPSQEANSEAFSSE is encoded by the coding sequence ATGGCAACTCAGGAAGCCACTCCAGGAAGCCAGTCAGAGGAGAGCAATGCTTTGGACCTGCCATCAGCTTATGACGTAAGGGATTACGTGTTGCAGAGACCCAGCCAGGAGGCCAACAGCGAGGCTTTTAGTTCTGAATAA